A part of Candidatus Electrothrix aestuarii genomic DNA contains:
- a CDS encoding type II toxin-antitoxin system VapB family antitoxin, protein MRTNIVVDDSLMEEAMRLSAIKTKKGVIDQALRLLVQVKRQEAVRQLKGRLHWEGDLEKMRLDR, encoded by the coding sequence ATGAGAACCAATATTGTTGTTGATGATAGCCTTATGGAGGAAGCAATGCGGTTAAGCGCTATCAAAACCAAAAAAGGTGTTATAGACCAGGCGTTACGATTGCTGGTGCAGGTCAAAAGACAGGAAGCTGTTCGACAGCTGAAGGGCAGACTGCATTGGGAGGGCGATCTGGAGAAAATGAGGTTGGACCGATGA
- a CDS encoding SRPBCC family protein — MSATSRHRSKVKALLLLGASLPALFFLQVNTWAGTSQSDSEKTQSAISLSAEERQAVEKREVIVREQPTQGKPGKAFEAVAIIKAKPELIRDMVQDYASYPEFMPNVSRIEILEQEEHTALINQYLALPLGKSKKYRIKLESSEPDAHTILIQWQLQPWPELKPEETIQDTSGFWRIEELDAGRSLVLYHVSTDPGKIPFGLGWIVDYLSKDSVPEILTKTRERAEKKASALLKGQEK, encoded by the coding sequence ATGAGCGCCACGTCTCGTCATCGCAGCAAAGTCAAAGCGCTGCTGTTGCTCGGTGCGTCCCTTCCTGCCCTCTTCTTCCTTCAAGTAAATACATGGGCAGGTACATCCCAGTCGGATTCAGAAAAAACACAATCTGCCATTAGCCTAAGCGCCGAGGAACGACAGGCTGTGGAGAAAAGAGAGGTCATTGTCCGGGAGCAGCCTACTCAGGGTAAACCGGGCAAGGCCTTTGAGGCCGTGGCTATCATCAAGGCAAAGCCAGAGCTTATCCGGGATATGGTGCAGGACTATGCGAGCTATCCTGAGTTTATGCCCAATGTCAGTCGGATTGAGATTCTTGAGCAAGAGGAGCACACAGCGCTGATCAATCAATACCTTGCCCTGCCCCTGGGCAAGAGCAAAAAATACCGGATCAAACTGGAATCCTCAGAGCCGGATGCGCATACCATCCTGATTCAATGGCAGCTCCAGCCCTGGCCGGAGCTGAAACCGGAAGAGACCATCCAAGACACCAGTGGCTTCTGGCGCATTGAGGAGCTGGATGCAGGGCGTTCCCTGGTGCTCTACCATGTCTCCACCGATCCGGGAAAGATCCCCTTTGGTCTAGGCTGGATTGTTGATTATCTCAGCAAGGACTCAGTGCCTGAGATCCTGACCAAGACCAGGGAACGGGCCGAGAAAAAGGCCAGTGCGCTGCTGAAGGGGCAGGAAAAGTAA
- a CDS encoding DUF86 domain-containing protein: protein MNDVIINKVQSIQRCVFRAREEYGFNPKGFAEDYSRQDAAILNVIRGCEQAIDLANHLVRQLKLGIPTSSRDSFQRLSEQGVIGRDLAESLGRMAHFRNFAVHQYEKIDIDIVAEVITKKLDDLVQFGDEVIDYCRLSEE, encoded by the coding sequence ATGAATGATGTCATTATCAATAAGGTGCAGTCCATTCAGCGCTGTGTGTTTCGGGCGCGGGAAGAATACGGTTTTAATCCAAAGGGATTTGCTGAGGATTACAGCCGTCAGGATGCAGCCATCCTTAATGTGATCCGGGGCTGTGAGCAGGCGATTGATCTTGCCAATCATCTGGTTCGGCAACTCAAGTTGGGAATCCCGACAAGCAGTCGGGACAGTTTTCAGAGGCTCAGCGAGCAGGGTGTAATCGGCAGAGACTTAGCAGAATCCCTTGGCAGGATGGCCCATTTCCGTAATTTTGCTGTGCATCAGTACGAAAAGATCGATATAGATATTGTCGCTGAGGTGATCACCAAAAAGCTGGATGACTTGGTGCAGTTCGGGGATGAGGTGATAGATTATTGCCGATTGTCGGAGGAATGA
- a CDS encoding PIN domain nuclease, producing MILVDSSVWINYFNGQTTWQTEMLDQLLQQVPVYTGDLILTEVLQGFRKDSDYAKAKEVLSILPCKELGGYPVAVAAAENYRALRKKGVTVRKTLDMIIGTFCIVNTLSLLHDDRDFEPMVTHLGLRAVSPAVLH from the coding sequence ATGATTCTGGTCGATTCCTCAGTGTGGATAAACTATTTCAACGGTCAGACAACATGGCAGACGGAAATGCTGGATCAGCTCTTGCAGCAGGTTCCGGTATATACAGGTGACTTGATTCTGACCGAGGTGCTGCAGGGATTTCGGAAAGACAGTGACTATGCAAAGGCAAAAGAAGTACTGAGCATACTTCCCTGCAAAGAACTGGGAGGCTATCCTGTTGCTGTCGCGGCTGCCGAGAACTACAGAGCGTTACGGAAAAAAGGCGTTACTGTTCGGAAGACTCTTGATATGATTATCGGGACATTCTGTATAGTAAACACGCTCTCTTTGCTGCATGATGATAGGGATTTTGAACCTATGGTTACTCATTTGGGGCTTAGGGCGGTTTCCCCGGCGGTTTTGCATTGA
- a CDS encoding nucleotidyltransferase domain-containing protein yields MNDERLSRNITTVILQHYPTVQAIYLFGSMANGEEWPDSDADLGLLLPIAEAKKKVSLLLSPCAFELAELLGRDVDLLNLRQASTVIQHQVVSYGKLLYVGDEYAQGEFEMYTLSLYQKLNEERAAILEDFYRTKRAYRV; encoded by the coding sequence ATGAACGATGAAAGGCTGAGCAGAAATATTACCACTGTCATCTTACAGCATTACCCGACAGTGCAGGCGATCTACCTGTTCGGTTCGATGGCAAATGGAGAGGAATGGCCGGACAGCGATGCGGATCTCGGCCTCTTGCTCCCTATCGCGGAGGCGAAGAAAAAGGTCTCCCTGCTGCTCTCGCCCTGTGCCTTTGAACTTGCTGAACTGCTCGGACGGGATGTGGACCTTCTCAACCTGCGCCAAGCCTCCACCGTGATACAGCATCAGGTAGTGAGCTATGGCAAACTGCTCTATGTGGGAGATGAATATGCCCAAGGGGAGTTTGAAATGTACACTCTTTCCTTGTATCAAAAACTTAATGAGGAGCGGGCAGCCATTTTAGAGGATTTTTATCGAACCAAGAGGGCCTATCGGGTATGA
- a CDS encoding CDP-alcohol phosphatidyltransferase family protein, whose translation MEQFGGDKKVGRSLLTGPETWLKNWAIPKISPEIQTYHLTLTTLLWSFINILVAFEAKEHIGLLWLVSLMILFQYLTDLFDGELGRQRDTGLIKWGFYMDHFLDYIFLCSLVFVGYMISPEGLEIWYFALLVILGGFMVNSFLAFGATNEFQIYHYGVGPTEMRVVFILINIYIIYCGTSSFNILLPITVILCLIGLIVNTLEVHRKLWRHDMQVKAMRKEQVK comes from the coding sequence ATGGAACAATTCGGAGGTGACAAGAAAGTCGGTCGTTCCCTTTTGACCGGCCCGGAAACCTGGCTGAAAAACTGGGCGATCCCCAAGATCTCGCCTGAAATCCAAACCTACCATCTTACCCTTACCACCCTGCTCTGGAGCTTCATCAACATCCTTGTTGCCTTTGAAGCAAAAGAGCATATCGGCCTGCTCTGGCTGGTCTCCTTAATGATCCTGTTCCAGTACCTGACCGACCTGTTCGACGGCGAACTTGGTCGCCAGCGGGATACCGGCCTGATCAAATGGGGCTTTTACATGGACCATTTCCTGGACTACATCTTTCTCTGCTCCCTAGTCTTTGTCGGCTATATGATCTCCCCAGAGGGACTGGAGATCTGGTATTTTGCCCTGTTGGTTATCCTGGGCGGTTTCATGGTCAACTCCTTCCTGGCCTTTGGCGCCACCAATGAATTTCAGATCTATCATTACGGCGTCGGCCCCACCGAGATGCGAGTTGTCTTTATCCTGATCAATATCTATATCATTTATTGTGGCACCAGCTCCTTTAATATCCTTCTGCCCATCACCGTGATTCTCTGTTTGATAGGCCTGATAGTGAACACATTAGAGGTACACAGAAAGTTATGGCGGCATGATATGCAGGTGAAAGCGATGCGTAAGGAGCAGGTAAAATGA
- the fabL gene encoding enoyl-[acyl-carrier-protein] reductase FabL, with amino-acid sequence MQGKTALITGGSRGIGRAIAVRLAEHGVNIVVNYVRHRRDAEETVAAIEKYGVGCLAIKANVAKEEDVQRMFEEIQSTYKSMDILVSNAASGVLKPAMELTQRHWDWAMDINARALLTLTQHAVPMMQNGGRILGVSSLGAVRAVPNYTVVGASKAALESLVRHLAVELGPKDITVNTISAGVVDTDALKKFPNRDDIIGTSLERTPLGRLTTPEDVADLALFLCSDGASMIHGQAVVVDGGYAIQG; translated from the coding sequence TTGCAGGGAAAAACCGCTCTCATCACTGGAGGATCCCGGGGTATTGGGCGGGCGATCGCTGTACGCCTGGCAGAGCACGGAGTCAATATCGTTGTTAACTATGTTCGGCACCGTCGTGATGCGGAAGAAACCGTTGCTGCTATTGAAAAATACGGGGTCGGCTGTCTGGCGATCAAAGCCAATGTCGCCAAGGAAGAGGACGTGCAACGCATGTTCGAGGAAATCCAAAGCACCTATAAGAGCATGGACATCCTGGTTTCCAATGCAGCCTCCGGTGTCCTCAAACCAGCTATGGAGCTGACCCAGCGACATTGGGACTGGGCAATGGACATCAATGCCCGGGCCCTCCTGACCTTGACCCAGCATGCCGTACCGATGATGCAAAACGGCGGCAGGATTCTTGGTGTATCCAGCCTGGGCGCAGTGCGGGCAGTGCCTAATTATACCGTGGTCGGTGCCTCCAAGGCGGCCCTGGAATCCCTGGTTCGCCATCTTGCCGTGGAACTGGGCCCCAAGGATATTACCGTGAATACCATCAGTGCCGGTGTTGTTGATACCGATGCCCTGAAAAAATTCCCGAATCGGGACGATATCATTGGTACCTCCCTTGAGCGAACCCCGCTTGGTCGTCTGACCACCCCGGAAGATGTGGCTGATCTGGCCCTTTTCTTATGCAGCGATGGAGCTTCCATGATCCACGGTCAGGCCGTGGTCGTTGATGGTGGCTATGCTATCCAGGGATAA
- a CDS encoding nitroreductase family protein: protein MLLRELITRNRSYRRFYQDIPVDLETLRQLVDLARLSASAANKQPLKYFLVSDPAKNAEVFSCLGWAGYLSNWHGPEQGERPSAYIILLEDTNIGQASDCDHGIAAQSILLGATALGLGGCMIGSVHKEKLGGFLDIPAHCTIRLVIALGKPKEDVVIESVQEDGNIRYWRTEDDRHHVPKRSLDEIIIGQVD, encoded by the coding sequence ATGCTTCTCAGAGAACTCATCACCCGCAATAGATCCTACCGTCGCTTTTATCAGGACATCCCTGTGGATCTGGAAACATTACGGCAGCTGGTTGATCTTGCCCGGCTCTCTGCCTCCGCAGCAAATAAACAGCCACTGAAATATTTTCTAGTAAGCGATCCGGCAAAAAACGCAGAAGTCTTCTCCTGCCTGGGCTGGGCAGGCTATCTCAGCAACTGGCACGGGCCTGAACAAGGCGAGCGCCCCAGCGCCTATATTATTCTTCTGGAAGACACCAACATCGGTCAGGCCTCTGACTGCGATCACGGCATTGCAGCCCAGAGCATCCTCCTTGGCGCCACTGCGTTAGGGCTGGGTGGCTGCATGATCGGCTCTGTTCATAAGGAAAAGCTGGGCGGATTCCTCGACATTCCTGCCCATTGCACCATCCGCTTGGTTATAGCCCTGGGCAAGCCCAAAGAAGATGTTGTTATCGAATCGGTGCAGGAGGACGGCAACATCCGCTATTGGCGCACAGAAGACGATAGGCACCATGTCCCGAAAAGATCTTTGGATGAAATTATCATCGGTCAGGTGGACTAA
- a CDS encoding DUF2721 domain-containing protein encodes MDLTLTSPALLFPAISLLLVAYTTRFRTISERIRILHAQFTETPTESIVGQIDTLRKRVYLIRNMQACGVASFFLCVLCLFTLFAGSLFLSKLIFVISLILLMISLVFSFWEVLLSVHALELQLSDIEKHLPKKKNYSFSKSKELTARLRKKTNEE; translated from the coding sequence ATGGACCTGACATTGACATCGCCTGCCCTGCTGTTTCCGGCAATTTCCCTTTTGCTGGTGGCCTATACCACCCGCTTCAGAACCATCAGTGAACGCATCCGCATACTCCACGCCCAGTTTACCGAGACCCCTACAGAGAGCATCGTTGGTCAGATCGACACCCTGCGCAAGCGAGTCTATCTGATCCGCAACATGCAGGCCTGCGGAGTGGCCAGTTTTTTCCTCTGCGTGCTCTGCCTGTTCACCCTGTTTGCAGGCAGTCTCTTTCTCAGTAAACTCATCTTTGTCATTAGCCTTATTTTACTGATGATTTCCCTTGTGTTCTCCTTTTGGGAAGTCCTTTTATCCGTGCATGCCCTTGAGCTGCAACTCAGTGACATAGAGAAACATCTGCCCAAGAAAAAAAATTACTCTTTTTCCAAGAGCAAAGAGCTTACTGCGAGGCTACGCAAAAAAACAAATGAAGAATAG
- a CDS encoding DUF362 domain-containing protein has protein sequence MKNTIKNNLTPVSLTSCSSYDPQELRQALDLLLTHIELPVTPHGAEVLLKPNLISTKSGPLSCTEGALILVIARWFLDQGARVSIGDSPAFGTATAVLRNLKLLDELAHLGVTIRSFKQGVSVDLPEVGPAILARAALESDLLVNIPRVKAHVQARLTLAVKNYFGCVVGLRKAWWHMEHGGEQSHKPGGFFDRLIRIQAAFPASINIIDGILAMHQSGPVDGAPYPLSLLAASTNAVAVDRALHTILQVDPQTSPVMAACQQAGLQGASLAQLIFPLTTPEELQVDDFQAPASLNPVRFNPFRFLKSSVRRLFMSKDKLLDKSGRKYI, from the coding sequence GTGAAAAATACAATAAAAAATAATCTTACTCCGGTCAGCCTTACATCCTGCTCCAGCTATGACCCGCAGGAACTCCGGCAAGCCCTTGATCTCCTTCTCACGCACATTGAGCTTCCAGTCACACCTCATGGCGCTGAAGTCCTGCTCAAACCAAATCTTATCAGCACCAAAAGTGGCCCTCTTTCCTGCACAGAAGGTGCGTTGATCCTGGTTATTGCCCGTTGGTTCCTTGATCAGGGAGCCCGAGTCAGCATTGGCGATTCACCTGCCTTTGGCACGGCTACTGCGGTTCTCAGGAATCTCAAGCTCCTTGATGAACTGGCTCACTTGGGAGTGACTATCCGTTCCTTTAAGCAGGGCGTATCTGTTGATCTCCCGGAAGTTGGTCCGGCAATTCTGGCCCGTGCTGCCCTGGAGAGCGATCTATTGGTTAATATCCCCAGGGTCAAGGCCCATGTTCAGGCCCGCCTGACCCTGGCAGTAAAAAATTACTTCGGTTGTGTGGTGGGATTGCGCAAGGCCTGGTGGCACATGGAGCATGGTGGCGAGCAAAGCCATAAGCCCGGTGGTTTCTTTGACCGCCTGATTCGGATCCAGGCTGCTTTCCCTGCCTCCATTAATATTATTGACGGCATTCTTGCCATGCACCAAAGCGGTCCTGTGGATGGTGCCCCCTACCCTCTGTCCCTGCTTGCAGCCTCCACCAATGCGGTAGCAGTTGACCGGGCCCTTCATACCATCCTACAGGTGGATCCCCAGACCAGCCCGGTCATGGCAGCCTGTCAGCAGGCTGGTCTGCAAGGTGCCTCTCTGGCCCAGCTCATTTTTCCCTTAACCACACCGGAGGAGCTTCAGGTCGATGACTTTCAGGCCCCTGCGAGCTTAAATCCGGTTCGTTTCAACCCCTTCCGCTTTCTTAAAAGCAGTGTACGCAGGCTTTTTATGAGCAAGGACAAGTTATTAGATAAAAGCGGTCGCAAGTACATATAA